A stretch of the Argentina anserina chromosome 6, drPotAnse1.1, whole genome shotgun sequence genome encodes the following:
- the LOC126798481 gene encoding uncharacterized protein LOC126798481 isoform X2, which produces MTTAVVPSSIVNEFLNKQNYEDWSLRVETYLVAKGLWKVVEEATEPPPKPKEKHENWEKSNAEALHAIHLCCGNDAFQVIRGIKLAHKAWNALRDGYRSRYRAEDAETDKNPENETVEGGLQSDDAQPEEDKAEDEIEEEVDQGDGHGDGNISNEETNYKLFFHFAKRKDWNNVMSFLKKHPRAIRVQAPLDGNKTVVHYAVEAQQVVVVKNLLPFITRASDLEITDDEWCSPLDYCYVLPEKDGAAAVEITKCLLKKKEELCGKVDYPSLLVRAYTHHRPKVTNYLYEVIPPKTEDPHFAQLISLSFSTKRFDIACNLIQRYPSLAIAKDLSDNSPLNELASTPSAFLSGSRLKFWENLIYHVISIKPIPTRDVPTQVHGKGKHSDAVHAISIDEPTEEYGKGNPAPTPYGKQSGHMRSVTALFRGLTIENICKIFGLSHIYEMKLSHVRSAEMLGWMCEVLTVEKMKEYEDTKQTRITEFVEAAIFQAAERGLVEFLTTVFRENPHLAKVKNKEGRNLFQVAVQCRQAKVFDLIHGLNKDNRKNIMSNKDHDGNNMLHMMGLSSPFARTNRIRGAALQMQKELQWFKELERMASPEDLEAENHTLDMSPREFFSKNHTELVKEGERSMKETATACTVACALIVTMMFAAAFTLPGGNDDNTGYPKFQLERAFKVFIISDAISLFTSATSVMLFLGILTSRYAEDDFLKVLPRKMILGLLTLFLSVAAMMIAFASALFLILPDEEWIAEPITLLTGIPIASFMWMQFPFLIEIFLSTFILRIFNKNTNVKVNFAKVRFV; this is translated from the exons ATGACCACCGCAGTTGTTCCCAGTTCAATCGTCAATGAATTTCTTAACAAGCAAAATTACGAAGATTGGAGCCTTCGCGTCGAAACATATTTGGTAGCTAAAGGTCTTTGGAAGGTTGTAGAGGAAGCCACTGAGCCTCCGCCTAAACCCAAGGAGAAACACGAGAATTGGGAAAAGAGCAACGCCGAGGCTCTGCATGCAATTCATCTCTGCTGCGGAAATGATGCCTTTCAAGTTATTAGAGGGATAAAGTTAGCGCACAAAGCCTGGAATGCTTTAAGAGACGGCTATCGATCGCGATATCGAGCAG AGGATGCTGAGACAGATAAAAATCCGGAAAATGAAACGGTTGAAG GCGGACTTCAAAGCGATGATGCTCAGCCAGAGGAAGACAAAGCTGAGGACGAGATAGAGGAAGAAGTGGATCAAG GTGATGGACATGGAGATGGGAACATTTCCAACGAAGAAACCAACTATaagcttttctttcatttcgcGAAACGTAAAGACTGGAATAATGTAATGAGCTTTCTTAAGAAACACCCCAGGGCAATAAGGGTTCAAGCTCCATTGGACGGTAACAAGACAGTTGTCCATTATGCAGTCGAAGCACAGCAGGTGGTTGTTGTTAAGAACTTGTTGCCGTTTATCACTAGGGCTTCAGATTTGGAGATAACAGACGATGAATGGTGTTCCCCACTTGATTATTGTTACGTATTGCCGGAAAAAGATGGAGCGGCCGCCGTCGAGATAACTAAATGCTTACTTAAAAAGAAGGAGGAGCTGTGTGGGAAAGTTGATTATCCCTCCCTACTTGTGCGGGCATATACTCATCATAGACCCAAAGTGACTAATTATCTCTATGAGGTCATTCCACCCAAAACTGAGGATCCCCATTTCGCTCAACTGATTTCCCTCAGTTTTAGCACCAAGAGATTTG ATATCGCATGCAACCTAATCCAGCGATACCCGAGCTTGGCTATTGCTAAAGACTTATCTGACAATTCCCCTTTGAACGAACTGGCATCTACACCTTCTGCATTTTTAAGTGGAAGCCGGCTCAAATTTTGGgaaaatttgatatatcatg TTATATCCATAAAACCTATTCCCACGAGAGACGTTCCAACACAAGTACATGGCAAAGGAAAACATAGTGATGCAGTCCATGCAATTTCCATAGATGAACCAACAGAAGAATATGGCAAGGGAAATCCTGCTCCTACACCCTATGGCAAGCAGAGTGGTCATATGCGCTCAG TTACGGCTTTATTTCGAGGACTAACAATCGAAAATATCTGCAAGATTTTTG GGCTCAGTCATAtctatgaaatgaaattgAGCCATGTCCGCAGTGCTGAAATGTTAGGCTGGATGTGTGAAGTACTGACGGTAGAAAAGATGAAAGAATATGAGGACACAAAGCAAACTAGAATTACAGAATTCGTGGAAGCAGCAATATTCCAAGCAGCAGAAAGGGGGCTTGTTGAGTTTCTTACTACTGTATTCCGTGAAAATCCACATTTGGCGAAAGTCAAAAACAAAGAAGGCAGGAACCTATTTCAAGTAGCTGTCCAGTGTCGTCAAGCAAAAGTTTTTGATCTTATACATGGGCTCAACAAAGACAAcagaaaaaatataatgagTAATAAAGATCATGATGGAAACAATATGCTACATATGATGGGGCTTTCCTCCCCATTTGCAAGAACAAACCGTATACGTGGGGCGGCTTTGCAAATGCAAAAAGAACTACAATGGTTCAAG GAGTTGGAGAGGATGGCTAGTCCGGAGGATCTTGAAGCTGAAAATCATACTCTTGATATGAGTCCGCGTGAGTTTTTCTCCAAGAACCATACAGAGTTGGTGAAGGAAGGTGAAAGATCTATGAAAGAAACAGCAACAGCTTGTACAGTTGCATGTGCTCTCATTGTTACCATGATGTTTGCTGCAGCATTCACACTTCCTGGTGGAAATGATGATAATACTGGTTATCCCAAATTCCAACTGGAAAGGGCATTCAAAGTTTTTATAATTTCCGACGCTATATCACTCTTTACTTCCGCTACTTCAGTAATGTTGTTTTTGGGAATTCTTACGTCACGTTATGCAGAAGATGATTTTCTGAAAGTTTTGCCCCGAAAAATGATATTGGGCCTCTTGACCCTTTTTCTCTCCGTAGCCGCCATGATGATTGCGTTTGCCTCTGCCCTTTTCCTAATTTTGCCGGATGAAGAATGGATCGCTGAACCGATTACTTTACTTACCGGTATCCCAATCGCCTCATTTATGTGGATGCAATTCCCATTTCTCATTGAGATCTTTCTCTCTACTTTTATACTAAGAATATTCAACAAGAATACAAATGTGAAAGTAAACTTTGCGAAAGTTAGATTTGTCTAG
- the LOC126798481 gene encoding uncharacterized protein LOC126798481 isoform X1 produces MTTAVVPSSIVNEFLNKQNYEDWSLRVETYLVAKGLWKVVEEATEPPPKPKEKHENWEKSNAEALHAIHLCCGNDAFQVIRGIKLAHKAWNALRDGYRSRYRAEDAETDKNPENETVEGGLQSDDAQPEEDKAEDEIEEEVDQGDGHGDGNISNEETNYKLFFHFAKRKDWNNVMSFLKKHPRAIRVQAPLDGNKTVVHYAVEAQQVVVVKNLLPFITRASDLEITDDEWCSPLDYCYVLPEKDGAAAVEITKCLLKKKEELCGKVDYPSLLVRAYTHHRPKVTNYLYEVIPPKTEDPHFAQLISLSFSTKRFDIACNLIQRYPSLAIAKDLSDNSPLNELASTPSAFLSGSRLKFWENLIYHVISIKPIPTRDVPTQVHGKGKHSDAVHAISIDEPTEEYGKGNPAPTPYGKQSGHMRSVTALFRGLTIENICKIFVSTLGLSHIYEMKLSHVRSAEMLGWMCEVLTVEKMKEYEDTKQTRITEFVEAAIFQAAERGLVEFLTTVFRENPHLAKVKNKEGRNLFQVAVQCRQAKVFDLIHGLNKDNRKNIMSNKDHDGNNMLHMMGLSSPFARTNRIRGAALQMQKELQWFKELERMASPEDLEAENHTLDMSPREFFSKNHTELVKEGERSMKETATACTVACALIVTMMFAAAFTLPGGNDDNTGYPKFQLERAFKVFIISDAISLFTSATSVMLFLGILTSRYAEDDFLKVLPRKMILGLLTLFLSVAAMMIAFASALFLILPDEEWIAEPITLLTGIPIASFMWMQFPFLIEIFLSTFILRIFNKNTNVKVNFAKVRFV; encoded by the exons ATGACCACCGCAGTTGTTCCCAGTTCAATCGTCAATGAATTTCTTAACAAGCAAAATTACGAAGATTGGAGCCTTCGCGTCGAAACATATTTGGTAGCTAAAGGTCTTTGGAAGGTTGTAGAGGAAGCCACTGAGCCTCCGCCTAAACCCAAGGAGAAACACGAGAATTGGGAAAAGAGCAACGCCGAGGCTCTGCATGCAATTCATCTCTGCTGCGGAAATGATGCCTTTCAAGTTATTAGAGGGATAAAGTTAGCGCACAAAGCCTGGAATGCTTTAAGAGACGGCTATCGATCGCGATATCGAGCAG AGGATGCTGAGACAGATAAAAATCCGGAAAATGAAACGGTTGAAG GCGGACTTCAAAGCGATGATGCTCAGCCAGAGGAAGACAAAGCTGAGGACGAGATAGAGGAAGAAGTGGATCAAG GTGATGGACATGGAGATGGGAACATTTCCAACGAAGAAACCAACTATaagcttttctttcatttcgcGAAACGTAAAGACTGGAATAATGTAATGAGCTTTCTTAAGAAACACCCCAGGGCAATAAGGGTTCAAGCTCCATTGGACGGTAACAAGACAGTTGTCCATTATGCAGTCGAAGCACAGCAGGTGGTTGTTGTTAAGAACTTGTTGCCGTTTATCACTAGGGCTTCAGATTTGGAGATAACAGACGATGAATGGTGTTCCCCACTTGATTATTGTTACGTATTGCCGGAAAAAGATGGAGCGGCCGCCGTCGAGATAACTAAATGCTTACTTAAAAAGAAGGAGGAGCTGTGTGGGAAAGTTGATTATCCCTCCCTACTTGTGCGGGCATATACTCATCATAGACCCAAAGTGACTAATTATCTCTATGAGGTCATTCCACCCAAAACTGAGGATCCCCATTTCGCTCAACTGATTTCCCTCAGTTTTAGCACCAAGAGATTTG ATATCGCATGCAACCTAATCCAGCGATACCCGAGCTTGGCTATTGCTAAAGACTTATCTGACAATTCCCCTTTGAACGAACTGGCATCTACACCTTCTGCATTTTTAAGTGGAAGCCGGCTCAAATTTTGGgaaaatttgatatatcatg TTATATCCATAAAACCTATTCCCACGAGAGACGTTCCAACACAAGTACATGGCAAAGGAAAACATAGTGATGCAGTCCATGCAATTTCCATAGATGAACCAACAGAAGAATATGGCAAGGGAAATCCTGCTCCTACACCCTATGGCAAGCAGAGTGGTCATATGCGCTCAG TTACGGCTTTATTTCGAGGACTAACAATCGAAAATATCTGCAAGATTTTTG TGTCAACCCTAGGGCTCAGTCATAtctatgaaatgaaattgAGCCATGTCCGCAGTGCTGAAATGTTAGGCTGGATGTGTGAAGTACTGACGGTAGAAAAGATGAAAGAATATGAGGACACAAAGCAAACTAGAATTACAGAATTCGTGGAAGCAGCAATATTCCAAGCAGCAGAAAGGGGGCTTGTTGAGTTTCTTACTACTGTATTCCGTGAAAATCCACATTTGGCGAAAGTCAAAAACAAAGAAGGCAGGAACCTATTTCAAGTAGCTGTCCAGTGTCGTCAAGCAAAAGTTTTTGATCTTATACATGGGCTCAACAAAGACAAcagaaaaaatataatgagTAATAAAGATCATGATGGAAACAATATGCTACATATGATGGGGCTTTCCTCCCCATTTGCAAGAACAAACCGTATACGTGGGGCGGCTTTGCAAATGCAAAAAGAACTACAATGGTTCAAG GAGTTGGAGAGGATGGCTAGTCCGGAGGATCTTGAAGCTGAAAATCATACTCTTGATATGAGTCCGCGTGAGTTTTTCTCCAAGAACCATACAGAGTTGGTGAAGGAAGGTGAAAGATCTATGAAAGAAACAGCAACAGCTTGTACAGTTGCATGTGCTCTCATTGTTACCATGATGTTTGCTGCAGCATTCACACTTCCTGGTGGAAATGATGATAATACTGGTTATCCCAAATTCCAACTGGAAAGGGCATTCAAAGTTTTTATAATTTCCGACGCTATATCACTCTTTACTTCCGCTACTTCAGTAATGTTGTTTTTGGGAATTCTTACGTCACGTTATGCAGAAGATGATTTTCTGAAAGTTTTGCCCCGAAAAATGATATTGGGCCTCTTGACCCTTTTTCTCTCCGTAGCCGCCATGATGATTGCGTTTGCCTCTGCCCTTTTCCTAATTTTGCCGGATGAAGAATGGATCGCTGAACCGATTACTTTACTTACCGGTATCCCAATCGCCTCATTTATGTGGATGCAATTCCCATTTCTCATTGAGATCTTTCTCTCTACTTTTATACTAAGAATATTCAACAAGAATACAAATGTGAAAGTAAACTTTGCGAAAGTTAGATTTGTCTAG
- the LOC126798481 gene encoding uncharacterized protein LOC126798481 isoform X3, producing MTTAVVPSSIVNEFLNKQNYEDWSLRVETYLVAKGLWKVVEEATEPPPKPKEKHENWEKSNAEALHAIHLCCGNDAFQVIRGIKLAHKAWNALRDGYRSRYRAGGLQSDDAQPEEDKAEDEIEEEVDQGDGHGDGNISNEETNYKLFFHFAKRKDWNNVMSFLKKHPRAIRVQAPLDGNKTVVHYAVEAQQVVVVKNLLPFITRASDLEITDDEWCSPLDYCYVLPEKDGAAAVEITKCLLKKKEELCGKVDYPSLLVRAYTHHRPKVTNYLYEVIPPKTEDPHFAQLISLSFSTKRFDIACNLIQRYPSLAIAKDLSDNSPLNELASTPSAFLSGSRLKFWENLIYHVISIKPIPTRDVPTQVHGKGKHSDAVHAISIDEPTEEYGKGNPAPTPYGKQSGHMRSVTALFRGLTIENICKIFVSTLGLSHIYEMKLSHVRSAEMLGWMCEVLTVEKMKEYEDTKQTRITEFVEAAIFQAAERGLVEFLTTVFRENPHLAKVKNKEGRNLFQVAVQCRQAKVFDLIHGLNKDNRKNIMSNKDHDGNNMLHMMGLSSPFARTNRIRGAALQMQKELQWFKELERMASPEDLEAENHTLDMSPREFFSKNHTELVKEGERSMKETATACTVACALIVTMMFAAAFTLPGGNDDNTGYPKFQLERAFKVFIISDAISLFTSATSVMLFLGILTSRYAEDDFLKVLPRKMILGLLTLFLSVAAMMIAFASALFLILPDEEWIAEPITLLTGIPIASFMWMQFPFLIEIFLSTFILRIFNKNTNVKVNFAKVRFV from the exons ATGACCACCGCAGTTGTTCCCAGTTCAATCGTCAATGAATTTCTTAACAAGCAAAATTACGAAGATTGGAGCCTTCGCGTCGAAACATATTTGGTAGCTAAAGGTCTTTGGAAGGTTGTAGAGGAAGCCACTGAGCCTCCGCCTAAACCCAAGGAGAAACACGAGAATTGGGAAAAGAGCAACGCCGAGGCTCTGCATGCAATTCATCTCTGCTGCGGAAATGATGCCTTTCAAGTTATTAGAGGGATAAAGTTAGCGCACAAAGCCTGGAATGCTTTAAGAGACGGCTATCGATCGCGATATCGAGCAG GCGGACTTCAAAGCGATGATGCTCAGCCAGAGGAAGACAAAGCTGAGGACGAGATAGAGGAAGAAGTGGATCAAG GTGATGGACATGGAGATGGGAACATTTCCAACGAAGAAACCAACTATaagcttttctttcatttcgcGAAACGTAAAGACTGGAATAATGTAATGAGCTTTCTTAAGAAACACCCCAGGGCAATAAGGGTTCAAGCTCCATTGGACGGTAACAAGACAGTTGTCCATTATGCAGTCGAAGCACAGCAGGTGGTTGTTGTTAAGAACTTGTTGCCGTTTATCACTAGGGCTTCAGATTTGGAGATAACAGACGATGAATGGTGTTCCCCACTTGATTATTGTTACGTATTGCCGGAAAAAGATGGAGCGGCCGCCGTCGAGATAACTAAATGCTTACTTAAAAAGAAGGAGGAGCTGTGTGGGAAAGTTGATTATCCCTCCCTACTTGTGCGGGCATATACTCATCATAGACCCAAAGTGACTAATTATCTCTATGAGGTCATTCCACCCAAAACTGAGGATCCCCATTTCGCTCAACTGATTTCCCTCAGTTTTAGCACCAAGAGATTTG ATATCGCATGCAACCTAATCCAGCGATACCCGAGCTTGGCTATTGCTAAAGACTTATCTGACAATTCCCCTTTGAACGAACTGGCATCTACACCTTCTGCATTTTTAAGTGGAAGCCGGCTCAAATTTTGGgaaaatttgatatatcatg TTATATCCATAAAACCTATTCCCACGAGAGACGTTCCAACACAAGTACATGGCAAAGGAAAACATAGTGATGCAGTCCATGCAATTTCCATAGATGAACCAACAGAAGAATATGGCAAGGGAAATCCTGCTCCTACACCCTATGGCAAGCAGAGTGGTCATATGCGCTCAG TTACGGCTTTATTTCGAGGACTAACAATCGAAAATATCTGCAAGATTTTTG TGTCAACCCTAGGGCTCAGTCATAtctatgaaatgaaattgAGCCATGTCCGCAGTGCTGAAATGTTAGGCTGGATGTGTGAAGTACTGACGGTAGAAAAGATGAAAGAATATGAGGACACAAAGCAAACTAGAATTACAGAATTCGTGGAAGCAGCAATATTCCAAGCAGCAGAAAGGGGGCTTGTTGAGTTTCTTACTACTGTATTCCGTGAAAATCCACATTTGGCGAAAGTCAAAAACAAAGAAGGCAGGAACCTATTTCAAGTAGCTGTCCAGTGTCGTCAAGCAAAAGTTTTTGATCTTATACATGGGCTCAACAAAGACAAcagaaaaaatataatgagTAATAAAGATCATGATGGAAACAATATGCTACATATGATGGGGCTTTCCTCCCCATTTGCAAGAACAAACCGTATACGTGGGGCGGCTTTGCAAATGCAAAAAGAACTACAATGGTTCAAG GAGTTGGAGAGGATGGCTAGTCCGGAGGATCTTGAAGCTGAAAATCATACTCTTGATATGAGTCCGCGTGAGTTTTTCTCCAAGAACCATACAGAGTTGGTGAAGGAAGGTGAAAGATCTATGAAAGAAACAGCAACAGCTTGTACAGTTGCATGTGCTCTCATTGTTACCATGATGTTTGCTGCAGCATTCACACTTCCTGGTGGAAATGATGATAATACTGGTTATCCCAAATTCCAACTGGAAAGGGCATTCAAAGTTTTTATAATTTCCGACGCTATATCACTCTTTACTTCCGCTACTTCAGTAATGTTGTTTTTGGGAATTCTTACGTCACGTTATGCAGAAGATGATTTTCTGAAAGTTTTGCCCCGAAAAATGATATTGGGCCTCTTGACCCTTTTTCTCTCCGTAGCCGCCATGATGATTGCGTTTGCCTCTGCCCTTTTCCTAATTTTGCCGGATGAAGAATGGATCGCTGAACCGATTACTTTACTTACCGGTATCCCAATCGCCTCATTTATGTGGATGCAATTCCCATTTCTCATTGAGATCTTTCTCTCTACTTTTATACTAAGAATATTCAACAAGAATACAAATGTGAAAGTAAACTTTGCGAAAGTTAGATTTGTCTAG